From a single Myotis daubentonii chromosome 5, mMyoDau2.1, whole genome shotgun sequence genomic region:
- the ATOX1 gene encoding copper transport protein ATOX1, with protein MPKHEFFVDMTCEGCSNAVARVLNKLGGVEFEIDLPNKKVCIDSEHNVDTLLETLKKTGKTVTYIDPK; from the exons AAGCACGAGTTCTTTGTAGACATGACTTGTGAAGGCTGCTCTAACGCAGTCGCTCGGGTCCTCAACAAGCTAGGAG GAGTTGAGTTTGAGATCGATCTGCCCAACAAGAAGGTTTGCATCGACTCTGAGCACAACGTGGACACTCTGCTGGAGACGCTGAAGAAAACAGGGAAGACTGTTACCTACATCGACCCCAAATAG